TTATATCTGTTGTGTTTAGAAATCTCATAAAATCAATGTTCAGTCAAAATGGATCAGAAGAATCTAATTCGGGTAAATTGGTATGTCTCTTCTAGTAAAACGCTCTCCATTACCTTTTGTGTAACCTTCTCTATTAAGGATACGGGCAATTTTTGCCCGTTTAAGTTTGCCATTATTCCTGACATGAAATCTCATTAGTTCTTTCATACGCACGCTTGAAGGATCAGGCAAATCGGCAGGCGGAACATACGCTTCGGCTTCATCCCCATAATCAATGGTATCGGTTTCCTCAACATCAAAAGTATCTACTGGCTTAAAATCAGGATTATCTTCGTATTGAGTAGGTTCAACAACAACGGATTCCTCCTGTGTTTGCGCATTGTTTTCGGCTCGTTGAACACAAGAGAAGTATAAAACTGATATTGCTAAAAAGCCGACATTTTTAAAGCATGATTTCATTTTTCGTTAATACAGATTATTTTTTGTTTTTTATCGAATCCTATTTGATATTCCCTATTTGTAAAAATTTGATAATTGCAGCCGTTTTCATATTTTATGAAGCCATAATTTTGGTTATTACTTCTTTGTTGCCAAAGAGAATAGGTTATTCCCTTTCCGTGTGGAATCAGCAATTCAGTCCATTTTTCACCATCTGTACTTACCGTAATGACGACATCTTGTGTGGTTACGTTTTTGATTGCCACTTCTCCATTATATCTTTTGACAGGTTTGGGTAAATTATTGAAAGCACTTTGAGAATTGGAAGTAATTCTATCCCATTTGACAATGTTTAGCTTATCATATGCTTCAAAAGTAGATAATGCACTTGTAAAAAGATTCATTGCTCCTGTAGTGAATTTAATAAAACTTCTAAATGCTCCTTTTTCAGCAAAAAGTTCTGTAACTGTATCAGCAAAAGAAAATACTTGAGAACCCAGATTAACGCATGTAGTCAGAAAATCTACACCAGCAGCGATTTTATCACATATTTCCGAATTGTCTGACCCGACAGCCACAAGACATATTTCTTTAGCAACAGTAGGTAATGCATTAGTAGCAATTCCTACTACGAGTGAAAGAAGAGGATTGCCATTTGCATCATAATGTTTGATTACAATATATTGGTCAGATGAATAGACAAGCTCTCCTTCAATAGTCTGACTACCAAATTGAAATGTTTTAGCGTTGGCAGGTATGGAAATAGCCAGGGCTAATAGGATTAGGAGTAATATCTTTTTCATATTCTCTCAGTTTTTTAGTTAAAAATATTGGCTTTAATACAAGCCTAGCTGGAGGACCATATTCAATTGAAATTTCTTCACAATCACGAAAAATAGCCACAATTAGCGAAATACCTATTGAAACCGCAACTATCATAAGTGCAATGTCTAAGCCCGTGTATGCTGCCGCTGCCATAAATGATATACCCCCGGATATAGGGCCAAGAACTATAAGTACACCTAGTGCCACGGGCCCTAACAGTGCAATTTTTTTGTATTGCGTACGTTGGTAGCTAATTCCCCCTCTATTATAATTTCGGCGGCTTTATCATCCTTCGCTCTTTTCAGTTCTTCTTTTGTTCTTACAAGCATAAGTTAAGGAAACATACGGAATTATCTAATCTTAACTGGAGAATAAGTATGTTTCAATCAGAATTTACGTCATTATTGGAACTTAAAATTCTTATACTAAATTAATCAAAAAGAGTGTGCCCTATTAAAAATCAAAAGGCTTTTCGATTAAAAGTTATGTTTTCCAGATAAGTAACGTTTTGGGGATACTATTCTTTATTTTAGATGTATTTCGAAGGTGCTTTTTGAATGGGTTGGACTTGAAAACTTAAATCGTATTCTAATAGATGTTATTCATTTAGTATTTCAATTATAGTACATTCTAAATCTACCTTAGCTCGTACCACATTTAATACAAGTCACCCATAAGCATTCTTTCTTCTAAACTTCATAACAACGACTGCATAATCAAGAAACAATTTATATAACGTTTGGACCTGCTCAAAGCTGTCGGGATCGTTCATATTTTCTTTCACCATTTTATCAATTCCCGGTGTGAGCCATCCCAGCCGCTTAAACAATTTTCCTCAAATTCCTTTTCACGTTTATCGTATTCTTGCTGTTGCTTTTTAACCATTGCCTCGGCTTCTTTATTCAATTTCTGATTTTGTACAATATCTGAGTTGAGGTAGGTCAGGTAATCCGGAACTTTGCTGTTTTTCATATCTGATCTTTCCAGCCTTCGAGTAGGTGAATGCTGAACTATTAGAATTCACAAATTATTTATTATCGACATCGTATATGAGCATATAGTCGTTAATGATCCTTTTCAGGATCTTCTTATTGCTTTTATTTGCATTTCAGTTTCCCTTGGTCCCATAGTTTACTTCCCAATACAAAAATTCGCAAAAATATTCCCCAACAATTCATCATTCGTCACTTCACCCGTGATCAGGCCGAAATGATACAACGCATCGCGGATGTCGATGGCAAGTAAGTCGCCCGTAAGGCCGCCAGCCATACCAAAACGCACTTTTTCAATTGCCGTAAGCGCGTGCAGCAACGCATCGTAATGCCGCGCATTCGTAACGATGGTTTCGTTGTTGCGAAGGGCGCCCGTCTGCACAAACGCCGTCAGTTGTTGTTTCAGGGTGTCGACGCCGGCTTTGTCTTTGGCGGAAAGGAGCAGGAGTTCCGGCAGTTCGGTAACGAGTAAGGCTTTTTGGCCCTCGTTGAGGCGGTCGGCCTTGTTGCCCACTACGACTAAGGTTTTCTGCGGGTAGCGTTCACGCACCATGGCGATTTCGGTGCGTACCTCCGCACGTCGCGTCGCGTCAGTCAGCTGCGAACTATCCACAAGGTACAATACCACTTCGGCCTGCGCCATTTTTTCAAATGTCCGCTGGATGCCGATGTGTTCCACCACGTCTTTCGTTTCGCGGATGCCGGCCGTATCGATGAAGCGGAATGCAATGCCGTCAATCACCAGCTCGTCTTCGATGGTGTCGCGTGTCGTACCGGCGATATCCGAGACGATGGCACGTTCTTCGTTCAACAGGGCATTCAGTAAGGTCGACTTCCCCACGTTGGGTTCACCGACAATCGCCACCGGAATGCCGTTTTTCAATACATTCCCCACCGCAAATGAATCGGCGAGGCGCTTCAATACCATTGACGTCCGGTTCAACAACTGTTCAAACTGGCTGCGGTCGGCAAATTCCACATCTTCTTCCGAAAAGTCGAGTTCCAACTCAATCAACGAAGCGAAATTGAGCAACTCCTGTCGTAACAATTGCAGCTCATTACTGAAGCCGCCGCGCATCTGCTGCATGGCAATCTTATGGGCCGCTTCACTGTCGGATTGGATCAGGTCGGCGACTGCTTCTGCCTGCGACAGGTCCATTTTGCCGTTCAGGAAGGCCCGCAGGGTAAACTCACCCGGTTCGGCCGTACGACAGCCTTCCCGCACCAACAATTGCAGGATCTGTTGTTGGATGTACACCGATCCGTGGCAGGAAATCTCAATCGTATTTTCGCCGGTATAGGAGTGTGGACCGTGAAACACTGATACCAGCACTTCATCCAAAATCCGATCGCCGTCTACCAGGTGCCCGAGATGCAGGGTGTGGGTTTTCTGTGCCCGAAGGTCTTTTCCCTTCGCCGACCGGAAATGCGGTGCCACGCGGTCGATCGCATCCGGTCCTGAAACGCGAATAATGGCAATCGCGCCGGCTCCGGATGGGGTAGCAAGCGCTACGATAGTGTCATGTGGCAGCATCCTGCAAAAATACGGAAAAGCGGTGGGTTAAAAAATGACAAACGACAAAGGTAGCCCCCGGCGGAATGCGTACCTTAGAGTATTCCCAATAGTCCCATCATGAAAAAAATCCTGTTTCCCACCGATTTCTCGAACGCCTCCCTCAATGCCTTCGCCTACGCACTCGATTTGGCGGATGCAAACGGTTCTGAGATTATTACACTGCATGTCTACCAGTTACCGGTACTCGACTACGATGGGGTGCCGCCGTATTTGCTGGAAACCTATGATGTTTTTGAACTCGGCAGTTTCGAGAACTTCCGCGACCAGGTGCCGGCCTTACGCGATGTAGCGGCGGCCCGCCAGAAACAGCACGTGCCCGTCCGTAATGTATTGCTGGAAGGCGATTTGGTCACCGCTATCACCGATCTGGTCAAGGAAGAAAGCATCGACCTCGTCGTCATGGGCACCAAAGGCGCATCAGGACTGGAAGAAATTTTCCTCGGTACGACCACGGCCCGTGTTATGGCAGCAGTGGACATCGCGGTGATCGCCATTCCGGAAGCGGCGGCCTATAAACCTATCAGTAAGATTGGCTTTGCCACGGAACTCCATGACGACGACCGGCGCAGGCTCGAACGCGTCATTACCATCGCGCAATCGCTTGGTGCCACCGTCGAATGCCTGCATGTGCAAACGCCACAGTCAATTGTCAGTGATGTGTTAGTGGCCGATTGGGAACTGGTTTTCCAGGGGCGCGCCTCGTTTACTTTGGTAGGGGAGGAGGATGTCGAACAGGCGATTCTCGATTTCTGTTCGACACATGCTATCGATATGATGGCGATGGTGCAACACAAACGCGGTTTCTTCGAAGGATTGTTCCACCGCAGCCGCACCAAACAATTGGCGTACCACAGCGACGTCCCGCTACTGGCGCTTAAATAAAATTAGGGAAGATCGAAGGTGTAAAGGGCAGGGGAATGGCGGATGAATAAGAATCCAATTGCCTCGCTTATGGCGTAGAAATGACGTCCGTCGAAACTGGTGATGCCTTCCACCTGTCGGAAATGACGACGTATACGGCGGTTTTTCCCTTCCCGGATCTTTCGGAAATCGCCGTTCTCGGGAAGTTGTAATTGTAAAACCCTCGGATTGACGAGCATGTTATATCCGATCAACGTCACCTGGTTCCGCTCTCTATTATAGTCCGCGCCGGTCACCAAAAGACGGGTTTTCAACGAGGCAACATACCGCGCCACATGATGTCCGGGTGTAGTAGGTAAAGAGAAGATGCGCGAACCCCGTCGTTCTTTCCACTCTTTGGTAAACAGGAAGATAGTGTCGTTTACCACCACCATCGCTTCACAGTCGAACGGTCCCTCTTTTTTGCCCGTTGCGTCTAGTATTTTCGGCCATTCGAAAGACAGCGTTTCTATTTTCGGTTGGTCTTCCAACACCGAACGTTTCCCGACCTTGTAAATCGAGAGTCGCTTTCGGTTTGCACCATTGTTGCCAAAGTCTCCGATATAGAAGTGGGCATCGTCCTGGGCGAGTTCCTCCCAGTCGACGTTGCGCAGTCCGGGAAGTGGATACTGTGCCACGATTTTCCCCGTTGCCGTATCGATGGCAAACAACTCTGCGGCGGCGCCACTGTCGTTATGCGACCATAGTTGACCGTTCCACGCCACCAATCCTGAACCTTCCGATAGACGCTTGTCCAACAACGACAAACGCGGGGCACGCAGTCCACGCGTTTCAAACCGGTTCGCGGCAATTTCGTGGAGGGTGTCGCCCTGGGCCACGCCGGTGTACGTAGACAGACAACATAGGAGGGAAGCACCCACACGCCAAAAGAAAGCCTGGTTCAAGGTCATATTTAAAGATAGGATATCGCTGGCAGCTACACAAAAAAAATCCCGAAGCATCGCTACGGGATTCTTATTTATTGTCTTCTTGTCAAAACTGACTTTCAAATTTTAACTTTCGACTTCATGGACCTTTAACAATTTTTACGGTTTTCCCGTACTTCCATGTCCAACACATTTTGTAAGGGACGCATCCGCCCCTTCCCTATGACAAGGTACGTCTCCCGCCGGAATGATTTTACGGGAAAAACGCACTTTTTGTTAAAATTTGATGGATTGCGTTACTAGTCAAAATGTGAGGCTCTGCGCTACAGAGCAACCGACTTTCGACTGTCATCACCCATTCAACATCACCGGCATCACCAACATGGTCACCGTCTCACCGTCGTCTAGTCCGTCAGAAGGGGTCAGGATGCCCGCGCGGTTTGGCAGCGACATCTCCAACTGGATGTCATCTGATTGCAAGTTGTTCAGCATTTCGGTGAGGAAACGCGAATTGAAGCCGATTTGGATGTCATCACCTTGGTAATCACATGTCAAACGCTCCTCAGCCTTGTTTGAATAATCGATATCTTCGGCGGAAATATTCAGTTCGGCACCCGCGATTTTCAGGCGGATCTGGTGGGTCGTCTTGTTCGAGAAGATGGCCACACGACGCACGGAGTTCAGGAACTGCGAACGTCCGATGTGCAACTTGTTTGGATTCTCTTTCGGAATGACCGCTTCATAATTCGGGTATTTCCCGTCAATCAGGCGGCAGGTGAGTACGTAGTTCTCAAACGAGAACGTCGCATTCGAGTCGTTGTATTCGATGGTCACTTCGGCATCCGAAGCACCCAGGATATTTTTGAGGATGTTCAGCGGCTTCTTCGGCATGATGAAGTCGGCTACCTGTGAAGCCGTCACGTCCGTGCGGCTGTATTTTACCAGTTTGTGCGCGTCTGTGGCCACGAAGGTGAGTCCCTGCGGCGAGAACTGGAAGAATACACCCGACATTACCGGACGCAGGTCGTCGTTTCCGGCTGCGAAGATGGTCTTGCTGATCGCGGTCGCCAAAACATGGGCCGGCACCAGCGTAGAAGACGGTTCTTCAAGGGTAACCGCTTTTGGGAATTCTTCACCCGGTGCGTACGCCAGCGCATACTTACCCGAGTTCGAACTAATTTCGATGGTGCTGTTCTCTTCCACCGTGAAGGTCAGCGGTTGTTCTGGGAACGTTTTCAGTATTTCCAGCAACAGGCGCGCCGGAACGGCCACGGCACCCGTACTCTCGGATTCGATTTCGAGCGTAGCCGACATCGTGGTCTCCAGATCCGAGGCCGAAACGGTCAGTGACCGCTTGTCGATCTCAAAAAGGAAATTGTCGAGGATCGGCAGGGTATTGTTGCTATTGATAACGTTTCCAAGGACCTGCAACTGTTTCAGGAGGTAGGAACTCGATACGATGAACTTCATGGGTCGTTTGCGTTTTTTAATCCCGTAAAAATGCCACTTTATGTGAAATATTCCACCGTTACGGGGCTTTTTTTTAAAACAAATTTATTAACATCAACGGGCGTACATCCGTCGGCGGAGAAGCGTGAATCCGATACCGAACAACGCCAGCACCAGCAAAGGCGCCAGGACGGTGATGATTTGCACGCGGGTATACTCGGCTTCTACTTTTTTGGTATCGGTTAGCGGCAGCGACACGTCTTTGCTGCGCAGTGTGATCAGGCCGTTTTCGTCCAGCAGGTAGTTCACGCAATTCATCATGAAATCCTTATTGCCATATAGCTTGCCGGTCCACCGGTCATAGCCGAGTTCCATTGGGCGACCGTCTTTATCGAGTTGGTTCCGCACGACATCTCCATCCGATACTACAATCATCCGGGTCGATTTTCCCACCGATACATGGTCGCTTTCATCAAATGGCAGGACGCGGTTCTCATAGATCGAATGGAAACGGCCTTCCAACAACACCGCCGCCGGCAGATTTCCTTTCCCCTGGTATTCTTTCGGGTCGGATTCGATGGCGACATCCTCAAAACTCACCTGCGCCGGCACGCCCACCGCTTTCGAAAACGGCGACGATTGCAAAAGCACGGTCTTTTTGATGTCATTCTTCAGTAGCTCGATCGGGCTGGCGAAATCAAAACGCACAGCCTCTACATTCTTTACGATCGGGTGATCGCCCGTGGGAAGCATCACCGGTGAATACCGCCAGATGTAGGAGGAAAAACGGGTGCCGCTGCCTTCATCACCTGTGGCCAGTTTGATCTCTGCGGCGTATTCATCCTTGATCAGCTCTGGCTGTATCCGGACGCCGTATTTGAAAAAGAGGTTGTTCAGGTTCAGGTCGATAGGGAAGGCGAGGGCCGGACCTTTCGCCAGGCTATCCAGTTCCATATGCACCGGATCGACCAGCCACAAGGTTCGGCCACCGTGCATCACATAATCGTCCAACACCTGTATTTCCTCATCCGTAAAGCGTTCTTTCGGCTTCGCGATGATGGCGAGGTCGTAGTTTTTCTTAAGGTAATCGGCACTCTCTTTCGGGCGTTTCGCCACCGAATCAAGGGTAAACGTTCCGATGTGGTATTGGTCGCGCACCTGCCGCAGGAAATCGGCCATCAGTATGTCGTCGATCTCGGCATTGCCTTTGATTACGGCAATTTTCTTCGCACTGCGCTCCGTCGCGGTCTGCAGGCCATTGGCAAAGGCATACTCCAGGTGCTGCACCGAGCTGTTGATATTTTCCTGTGTCGACGCGGTCATCATGTTCTTCAGCAGCGGTACCTTCACCCGGTGTCCGCGGTAATTGAGGATCGCCCACGGGAAGAGTACGGCTTCCGTCTTCTTACCATGGTCCATGACCGAGACGCTGACCGGCTTCATACCCGAGCCGTAGAACGAATCGAACAATGCCTTATCGAGGTCGGTGATTTTATTGATCGATGCCCGCACCTGTTTGTCGATATCCGGCGTGACACCGCGGTTGCTCAGATGGAAGATGTCGAAGATCAGGTCTTTTTTCGCCTCATCGTCCTGTCCATCCCCAATCGGGTTCACAAAGTCAACGCGGATGTTGCGGTTGCGCGCCTGGAATTCTTCCAACAACTGTCGGGTTTCCGTCTCCAACCGCTGGAATTCACCCGGAGGCGTTCCGTTGAGGAAGACTTTAATCGTAAGCGGGTCGGTGATGTTCTCGGCGAGGTCGAGAGATACATTCGAAAGGGTGTACCGTTTGTCAGCCGTCAGGTCGAAACGCGCGAACACAAACTGTCCGATCACATTCACCAACACAATGCCCGCTACCAGCGAGCCCAATACCGTCAGGCGTTTTTTCTGTGTGGTCGTCATTAGGCGCGGACTTTAAGTTTATGGACGGTAAAAGCCAGGAACAACAGGCTGATACT
This genomic interval from Flavobacterium sp. HJ-32-4 contains the following:
- the mnmE gene encoding tRNA uridine-5-carboxymethylaminomethyl(34) synthesis GTPase MnmE, which encodes MLPHDTIVALATPSGAGAIAIIRVSGPDAIDRVAPHFRSAKGKDLRAQKTHTLHLGHLVDGDRILDEVLVSVFHGPHSYTGENTIEISCHGSVYIQQQILQLLVREGCRTAEPGEFTLRAFLNGKMDLSQAEAVADLIQSDSEAAHKIAMQQMRGGFSNELQLLRQELLNFASLIELELDFSEEDVEFADRSQFEQLLNRTSMVLKRLADSFAVGNVLKNGIPVAIVGEPNVGKSTLLNALLNEERAIVSDIAGTTRDTIEDELVIDGIAFRFIDTAGIRETKDVVEHIGIQRTFEKMAQAEVVLYLVDSSQLTDATRRAEVRTEIAMVRERYPQKTLVVVGNKADRLNEGQKALLVTELPELLLLSAKDKAGVDTLKQQLTAFVQTGALRNNETIVTNARHYDALLHALTAIEKVRFGMAGGLTGDLLAIDIRDALYHFGLITGEVTNDELLGNIFANFCIGK
- a CDS encoding universal stress protein yields the protein MKKILFPTDFSNASLNAFAYALDLADANGSEIITLHVYQLPVLDYDGVPPYLLETYDVFELGSFENFRDQVPALRDVAAARQKQHVPVRNVLLEGDLVTAITDLVKEESIDLVVMGTKGASGLEEIFLGTTTARVMAAVDIAVIAIPEAAAYKPISKIGFATELHDDDRRRLERVITIAQSLGATVECLHVQTPQSIVSDVLVADWELVFQGRASFTLVGEEDVEQAILDFCSTHAIDMMAMVQHKRGFFEGLFHRSRTKQLAYHSDVPLLALK
- a CDS encoding T9SS C-terminal target domain-containing protein gives rise to the protein MTLNQAFFWRVGASLLCCLSTYTGVAQGDTLHEIAANRFETRGLRAPRLSLLDKRLSEGSGLVAWNGQLWSHNDSGAAAELFAIDTATGKIVAQYPLPGLRNVDWEELAQDDAHFYIGDFGNNGANRKRLSIYKVGKRSVLEDQPKIETLSFEWPKILDATGKKEGPFDCEAMVVVNDTIFLFTKEWKERRGSRIFSLPTTPGHHVARYVASLKTRLLVTGADYNRERNQVTLIGYNMLVNPRVLQLQLPENGDFRKIREGKNRRIRRHFRQVEGITSFDGRHFYAISEAIGFLFIRHSPALYTFDLP
- the dnaN gene encoding DNA polymerase III subunit beta, translating into MKFIVSSSYLLKQLQVLGNVINSNNTLPILDNFLFEIDKRSLTVSASDLETTMSATLEIESESTGAVAVPARLLLEILKTFPEQPLTFTVEENSTIEISSNSGKYALAYAPGEEFPKAVTLEEPSSTLVPAHVLATAISKTIFAAGNDDLRPVMSGVFFQFSPQGLTFVATDAHKLVKYSRTDVTASQVADFIMPKKPLNILKNILGASDAEVTIEYNDSNATFSFENYVLTCRLIDGKYPNYEAVIPKENPNKLHIGRSQFLNSVRRVAIFSNKTTHQIRLKIAGAELNISAEDIDYSNKAEERLTCDYQGDDIQIGFNSRFLTEMLNNLQSDDIQLEMSLPNRAGILTPSDGLDDGETVTMLVMPVMLNG
- the gldG gene encoding gliding motility-associated ABC transporter substrate-binding protein GldG is translated as MTTTQKKRLTVLGSLVAGIVLVNVIGQFVFARFDLTADKRYTLSNVSLDLAENITDPLTIKVFLNGTPPGEFQRLETETRQLLEEFQARNRNIRVDFVNPIGDGQDDEAKKDLIFDIFHLSNRGVTPDIDKQVRASINKITDLDKALFDSFYGSGMKPVSVSVMDHGKKTEAVLFPWAILNYRGHRVKVPLLKNMMTASTQENINSSVQHLEYAFANGLQTATERSAKKIAVIKGNAEIDDILMADFLRQVRDQYHIGTFTLDSVAKRPKESADYLKKNYDLAIIAKPKERFTDEEIQVLDDYVMHGGRTLWLVDPVHMELDSLAKGPALAFPIDLNLNNLFFKYGVRIQPELIKDEYAAEIKLATGDEGSGTRFSSYIWRYSPVMLPTGDHPIVKNVEAVRFDFASPIELLKNDIKKTVLLQSSPFSKAVGVPAQVSFEDVAIESDPKEYQGKGNLPAAVLLEGRFHSIYENRVLPFDESDHVSVGKSTRMIVVSDGDVVRNQLDKDGRPMELGYDRWTGKLYGNKDFMMNCVNYLLDENGLITLRSKDVSLPLTDTKKVEAEYTRVQIITVLAPLLVLALFGIGFTLLRRRMYAR